The DNA region GGAAAGCTCGCGAAGCGCGGAAAAGCGTAGGTTGTGCCCGCGAGAATCCTGCTGATGTGAGGATTGGACGCCAGGAAGGCGTATCCGGCGATTCACGTCAGCTCGGGGTTCCAAGCTAGGCGGCGTAGCGGAGCAAGTGAGCCCGGGCACAAGGGAGCTGGCGCGTCGGGATCCGCCCGAAATAGGCCTTGCGGAGAGGTTCTGGGAGTTCGATCCGAGACGGAAAGACGCGTTGCCCCAGGACCTTCTCCCAGCTGAGCGGCACGCGGTCCAGGCCCAAGACCATTCCGGGTGTCCCCCCACCCCTTCGCTCGGAGAGCTGCTTCACGTGGTTCCTCCACACCCGGTGGATCACCTCTCTCCACACCATCGCCTGGTTCCGCTTCGAGAAGGCGATCGTCTCGCGCTTGTGATTGCCCCCGCCGTGGCGAAGCAACAAGTGGTAGAGGTTCACGGGGAAGAGTGGGTTCTGGGGGACCCGAGGCACCTTCGACGATGTGATCTCGTGCTGGAACACTCGGCCCTGGAGCTTGCGCAGCGCTGGCGGGTACTGGTGGTGATCGTCGGAGCGGAGAAAACCTGTTGAGCCCTCGGGAAGCACCAGAGCGAGGGCCTCGGAAACGCCCTGCTCGATGGAGCGAGGATGGGGTCTCCCGTAGCGAGCCTCGAGTTCCTTCCGCCTCTCCTTCTGGCGGCGCGTCATGCGGCCCTTGCGGCGCAGCTCGGAGACGGTCGTGGCGTAGACGTAGTGACTCTCGGCGCCGACCACCGTGTTCAGATGCGTGACCCAGTACTGGCTGAACTCGAAAGTCTCGAAACCGTCGAGGACGAGGGGCTCCACGGGTGGAGTACGAGGACGCCTGAGTTCGTGGTAGGCCAGGCAGTGGCGGCCGGCGCGGCCGAGTTGGAGTGCCACGGTGGAAGGCGAGACGTCGTGGATGCGGGCCATCTGGCGAAGGCCCGCGCAGGCCAGGCTGGTCTTGACCAGAGGGAGAAGGAGGTCGGGGCGCTTCAGCCAATAGGTGGTGGAGAACGTCTGAGTACTGAAAGACCGGCCGCAGTGTGAACAGAGGTAGCGCTGGATGCGGCGCCTATCGCTTTGGCGGAAGTGGAATCCGTCGCGCTTGTACGGCCAACCCGTTGGATTCTGGTGGTATTCACACCTAGGGTTCGGGCAGTGCGGAGGCTGAAAGGCTTGATCGGACGCGGACATGCGCCTTCACGCTGCCAGTACCATGCCAGCAGGAATCTCGCGGGCACAACCAAAAGCGTAGACGCTGGGCCGATCGCGAAGCGAAAAGGGAACGGGTAGACTGGCGGCGGTTTCGGGGGTGCGTCGCGAGGCGGCCCCCCAGCGCGCCCCCGCGCCTTCTGCCCCGAGCGTCCTGCCCGAGGCTTGCATGGATCTGGCTCCGGGGGCCAACAGCCCTCGCGAGGAGAGCCATGAGCGGCGAGATCAAAGTCATCGGCGGTTCTGCCCACCCCCAGCTGGCGTCGGACATCTGCAAGCATCTGGGGATCGACGTCTGTCCGTCGAGTGTGGTGCGGTTCTCGAACGAGAACCTGATGGTGCATATCGAGGAGAACGTCCGCGGCGCCGATGTCTTCGTCATCCAGCCCTCCTGCACACCGGTCTCCGATGGTCTGGTCGAGCTGTTGATCACGATCGACGCCTTGAAGCATTCGTCCGCCGATCGGATCACCGCCGTGCTCCCGTACTTTCCCTACGCACGCTCCGACAAGAAGGACCGACCCAGGATCTCGATCACCGCGCGGCTGATGGCCGATCTGCTCCAAACCGCGGGAGCCGACCGCGTACTGACGATGGATCTTCACTCACCCCAGGTACAGGGCTTCTTCCGCATCCCTGCCGACCAACTGCTGGCCGCTCCGATCCTATGCGACTACCTGCGGGACAATCGGGACCTGACCAACTACGTGCTCGTCGCCGGGGACGTCGGTGAATCCAAGGAAGTTGGCAACTACGCCAACCGGCTGAACCTGCCCATCGCCATCGTCGACAAGCGCCGCTACGGCGACGACGAGAAGGCCCAGGCCACGAACCTGATCGGCGATGTCGAAGGCAAGACCGCCCTGATCATCGATGACGAGATCGCGAGCGGCGGCACGATGATGGAGGCGACGCGCTTCGTCCTGGATCGCGGAGCTGTTGCCGTCGAAGCCGCATGCGTCCACCCGGTGCTTTCGGGCAAAGCGGTGGAGCGGATCGAGGCTTCGCCCCTGACCTCGCTGGTCGTGACCGACACGATTCCGATCCCGCCGGAAAAGCGCTCGAACAAGATCGAGGTTCGATCCGTGGCACCGCTGTTCGCGAATGCCATCCGGGCCATCCACGACGGATCCAGCGTCTCTCGCCTGTTCCGCTAGCCGTCAGCCGGGAGCGGTTGCGTATCTTGCGTTCCGTCGGCCGGGAGCAACTCCGTGCCTGCCTGACCTGCCTCTGGTAGATCGCGGAGCATCTTGGCCAGGCGGTCGCGCTGGCGAACGTCGACACCTTCGAACTGCATGACCACTCCTGCAGGACCATCATCCCGCATGACGCGAGCGTCGAGCACGAGCGGCGTAGTGCCCGACTTCACCTGGATGGCGAGGCTCAGCGCGCTCCCCAGGCGGAGCCCCGCGGCGGGCTCGATGCGCAGGCCTGCCACCGAGAGATCGCGGGCCCTGAGCACGACAGGCCCGTCCGACCGCTGAGCGATCACCCGACGATCGTAGGGGCGGCGTTCGTAGCGACGCCGTTCCGTGGGCTCGGCGGACCTCATCGGCAAGCCATCCGATGGACGCGGCCAGGCGGCAGCCAGGCGTGCTCCAGCATGATGGATCAACAATGCCTGGAGGCGGCGACGTGAACCAAGAGGCAAAGAGGTGAAGCCAAGCCCTACGGCATGGGGGGTGGGACGCTCCCAGGCGTTGGGCTCGCAGCGGAGCACCCGGCCACCGACCCGCCGGGGCCAGCGAAAACCTGGAGCCGGAGGCAACCACACCACCATACGTGAGCCGACCTCGACGGGGGTCTCGCAAAGGAATCGACCGCCGGAGGCGGAGAGATCCACCAGCGTGGCACGGCGGAAACCGTGGCGCGTCCAGGCGCGAGTCGCGGCCCCCACGGCGACCCGCGGCGCCCAGCGGCGATCCGCTCCCGAATGGGAGAGGGCTTCCAGCAATGTGGCAAGGGCGAAAGGATGCAGCGGCCGACGAATCCAACCATCGAGGGGAATGCTCGGGGCCCGGGCGTCACCGGGGATCACCGCCACGCTGAGGGCGCCGGGGTACTGCTCGCGGAGGTCCGCGACCCGGGCGAGTGAACCCAGGAGGACGGGCTGTCCTGAGCCCTTCCAGCCTGGATCGACCGGTCTGCGCTGGACGGAAAAGCCAGCCGCTTCCAACGTGACGCGAACATCCTCGAGCTCGCCGTCATCCACGAGCCAGATCCATCGATCCTGCATGGAGGGTCTATCGGCCGGGAGACCCTGCGAATTGACCCACCGGAACCTAGGAGGCGTCTTCGGGGGGAATCTCCGGCGTCGCCTCGAAGCGATACCGCGTATTGGCCGTGGAAGCCTCGAGGGCATCGGCCCCGCTCTGTTCCACCGCCAGGACCGCCGAGGTGGTCACGACCTGGCCTTCGGCATCCTGGAAGCGCAGCGCCAGGCCCGGCTCCGGCTCGGCCAACAATCTCCCCGTGCCGAGGAGCTCGGGCTTCGCGTCCGGGTCATCGATCCGAGTTCGCTCGATGCGCGCGCTGCGGCCGGCAAAGGCGCTTCCGCCGGGGCGCACCAACGGCTCGCCGATCCGGACGTATTGCGTGACCTCCCCCTGGGCATCCGCGCCAGCCTCTTGTCCGGCAAACATCTCGTCCACGTGCGCCCTGAGTTCCGAAACGTCCAGCGAAGGGAGCGTCGCGTCGAGTAGGCTCAGGACGTAGACGCGACAATGAGTCGCCACCGCAAGGCATCGTTCGTTGAGGAGACGAAGTTCACGGATCGGGCTCGAAGCGAGGCCGCGCTCTGCTCGGATGCGCAGCTCGAGACGTGCGCCAACCCGCGGGCACACCAGGATCTCACCCACCCCCAGCTCCCGCCGAGACAGGCTTCCCCCCTCAGGTGCGTACTGGGAGAGCGCCACGCGTACGCCAGGTACGAAAGGTGCAGTCTCACGATCGGTTGCCGATGTCACGGGATCCATCACAGCGTCCGGGGCTGGCGGACGAAGTCGATCAGTTTCGCGGCGCCCAGAGCCTCCGAGAACAGGAAGCCCTGGACCTCGTCGCAATCGAGCTCGCGGAGGATTTGCACCTGGGAGGGTTCGGTCACGCCCTCGGCCACCACCGAGAGTCCAAGGCTAT from bacterium includes:
- a CDS encoding ribose-phosphate pyrophosphokinase, with the translated sequence MSGEIKVIGGSAHPQLASDICKHLGIDVCPSSVVRFSNENLMVHIEENVRGADVFVIQPSCTPVSDGLVELLITIDALKHSSADRITAVLPYFPYARSDKKDRPRISITARLMADLLQTAGADRVLTMDLHSPQVQGFFRIPADQLLAAPILCDYLRDNRDLTNYVLVAGDVGESKEVGNYANRLNLPIAIVDKRRYGDDEKAQATNLIGDVEGKTALIIDDEIASGGTMMEATRFVLDRGAVAVEAACVHPVLSGKAVERIEASPLTSLVVTDTIPIPPEKRSNKIEVRSVAPLFANAIRAIHDGSSVSRLFR
- a CDS encoding PilZ domain-containing protein, which translates into the protein MQDRWIWLVDDGELEDVRVTLEAAGFSVQRRPVDPGWKGSGQPVLLGSLARVADLREQYPGALSVAVIPGDARAPSIPLDGWIRRPLHPFALATLLEALSHSGADRRWAPRVAVGAATRAWTRHGFRRATLVDLSASGGRFLCETPVEVGSRMVVWLPPAPGFRWPRRVGGRVLRCEPNAWERPTPHAVGLGFTSLPLGSRRRLQALLIHHAGARLAAAWPRPSDGLPMRSAEPTERRRYERRPYDRRVIAQRSDGPVVLRARDLSVAGLRIEPAAGLRLGSALSLAIQVKSGTTPLVLDARVMRDDGPAGVVMQFEGVDVRQRDRLAKMLRDLPEAGQAGTELLPADGTQDTQPLPADG